A section of the Chryseobacterium scophthalmum genome encodes:
- a CDS encoding exo-beta-N-acetylmuramidase NamZ domain-containing protein: MNLNFKIKTLVLICLIFLGVFSQYYSQTSNKEDFKTGADQPEKYLGLLKNKKVAVVTNQTGLVTRVKYYNAAKDPSTGCAKAMKIDTLSIVDFLVENKIDVKSIFAPEHGFRGDADAGEKVKNGVDVKTGIPIVSLYGNNKKPKPEQLKGIDVVVFDIQDVGVRFYTYISTLTYLMEAAAENNVEIMVLDRPNPHDGYIDGPVLKKKWESFVGMHEVPVVYGLTIGEYGKMVNGEKWLKNGVQAKYTLVEMKNYHKKKRYAILDKPSPNLPNDKSINLYPSLCFFEGTQVSVGRGTNLPFQIYGSPWTKDLPYQFTPKPNFGAKDPFLNGKLCYGENLSEYSKNLREINLEWLIKAYKNYKNPQQDFFLKNLFFDTLAGSDELRKQIVSGKSEREIKSSWKLDLEKFEKIRKKYIVYQD, from the coding sequence ATGAATTTAAATTTCAAAATTAAAACATTAGTTCTTATTTGCCTAATTTTTTTAGGAGTATTCAGTCAATATTATTCTCAGACATCAAATAAAGAGGATTTTAAAACCGGTGCAGACCAACCGGAAAAATATCTTGGACTTCTAAAAAATAAAAAAGTTGCGGTAGTAACCAACCAGACTGGGCTTGTAACAAGAGTGAAATATTATAATGCAGCAAAAGATCCTTCGACAGGTTGTGCAAAAGCAATGAAGATAGATACTTTAAGTATCGTAGATTTTTTAGTGGAAAATAAAATCGATGTCAAATCTATTTTTGCACCTGAACATGGTTTCAGAGGAGATGCAGATGCAGGCGAAAAAGTGAAAAACGGAGTAGACGTGAAGACAGGAATTCCTATAGTTTCTCTTTACGGAAATAATAAAAAACCAAAACCGGAACAATTAAAAGGTATTGATGTTGTTGTTTTCGACATTCAGGATGTTGGAGTAAGATTTTATACGTACATCTCAACTTTAACATATTTGATGGAAGCTGCAGCCGAAAATAATGTAGAAATCATGGTTCTGGACCGACCAAATCCTCACGACGGATATATTGACGGACCAGTTTTAAAGAAAAAATGGGAAAGTTTTGTCGGAATGCATGAAGTTCCTGTTGTGTACGGTTTAACCATCGGTGAATATGGAAAAATGGTAAACGGTGAAAAATGGTTAAAAAACGGAGTTCAGGCAAAATATACTTTGGTAGAAATGAAGAATTACCACAAGAAAAAGCGCTATGCAATTTTAGATAAACCGTCTCCCAATTTACCGAATGATAAATCAATTAACTTGTATCCAAGCTTATGTTTTTTTGAAGGAACTCAGGTTTCTGTAGGACGAGGAACTAATTTACCTTTTCAGATTTATGGTTCACCGTGGACAAAAGATTTACCTTATCAATTTACTCCAAAACCCAATTTCGGAGCAAAAGATCCTTTCCTGAATGGTAAATTGTGTTATGGTGAAAACCTTTCTGAATATTCTAAAAACTTAAGAGAAATTAATTTAGAATGGTTAATTAAAGCGTATAAAAATTATAAAAATCCTCAACAGGATTTCTTCCTTAAAAATCTTTTCTTTGATACTTTAGCTGGAAGCGATGAGCTGAGAAAACAAATTGTCTCTGGCAAATCTGAAAGAGAAATTAAATCTTCCTGGAAATTAGATTTAGAGAAATTTGAAAAAATAAGAAAGAAATATATTGTTTATCAGGATTAA
- a CDS encoding PLP-dependent cysteine synthase family protein, with translation MKYAENILETIGNTPLVKLNKVLGEDFPALVLAKVETFNPGNSVKDRMALKMIEDAEKDGRLKPGGTIIEGTSGNTGMGLALAAIIKGYKCIFVTNAKQSKEKCDILRAVGAEVIVCPTDVKPTDPRSYYSVSKRLAKETENGWYVNQYDNLSNRAAHYESTAPEIWEQTEGKLTHFVVGAGTGGTITGCGTFFKEKNSDIKVIGIDTYGSILKEIHETGEINLGNAYSYITEGIGEDILPENYDMSVIDHFEKVTDKDGAIYARKLAKEEGIFCGYSAGSAMAALVQMKDQFTKDDIVVVLLHDHGSRYVGKIYNDEWMKEMGWLD, from the coding sequence ATGAAATACGCAGAAAATATACTCGAAACCATTGGAAATACCCCTCTTGTAAAGCTTAATAAAGTTTTGGGTGAAGATTTCCCGGCATTGGTTTTGGCAAAAGTAGAAACTTTCAACCCCGGAAATTCGGTAAAAGACAGAATGGCTCTGAAAATGATTGAAGACGCCGAAAAAGACGGAAGACTAAAACCTGGAGGAACCATTATTGAAGGAACTTCAGGAAACACAGGGATGGGATTGGCTTTGGCAGCCATCATCAAAGGCTACAAATGTATTTTTGTGACCAACGCAAAACAGTCAAAAGAAAAATGTGATATTCTTCGTGCCGTTGGAGCTGAAGTGATTGTTTGTCCTACAGACGTAAAACCTACAGATCCGCGTTCTTATTATTCAGTTTCAAAGAGATTGGCAAAAGAAACGGAGAACGGATGGTACGTTAACCAATATGACAATTTATCAAACAGAGCTGCTCACTACGAGTCTACCGCTCCTGAAATCTGGGAACAAACAGAAGGAAAACTGACTCATTTTGTAGTTGGAGCCGGAACGGGCGGTACTATTACAGGTTGCGGAACTTTCTTTAAGGAGAAAAATTCTGACATCAAAGTAATCGGTATTGATACGTATGGTTCTATCTTAAAAGAGATTCACGAAACGGGAGAAATCAATCTAGGAAACGCTTACAGCTATATTACAGAAGGTATTGGTGAAGATATTCTTCCTGAAAACTACGATATGTCTGTGATCGATCATTTCGAAAAAGTTACTGATAAAGACGGTGCTATCTACGCAAGAAAACTGGCTAAAGAAGAAGGTATTTTCTGTGGATATTCTGCAGGAAGCGCAATGGCAGCTTTGGTTCAGATGAAAGACCAGTTTACAAAAGATGATATCGTTGTGGTACTTCTTCACGATCACGGTTCAAGATACGTTGGGAAAATCTACAATGACGAATGGATGAAAGAAATGGGTTGGTTAGACTAA
- a CDS encoding ABC transporter permease, whose translation MKFPLYFSRKIAFSKDNKNNLSRVIIFIGRLSVALGIIVSLITVSTGLGSKKAIKERLGDFSGHITVRSTKSNSSYNTSVLDNQGLDIKSIKAFPDVATVQGYAMVTGIMRNKHSFAGIIFKGVGKDFDSLRFKKFLTAGKTPFLNGEGYNNGVVISEKIANDLHLKVNDSIVTVFSKADQKPIYRNFEVVGIYKTDIKMIDDQFVVGDINHVRRIMDMKPDEIGGLDVFFKNINNIDEDFPQVEKFIGYKNYAEKATDKYPQINDWIGLFDTNIGIIISIMLLVVIINIIMVLLILIIERTNSIGLLKTLGATNGQIRATFINYTLIIMVPGLLCGNLIGLGLLITQKYTGIIKLNPANYYVSVVPVDLNPWIIISISVGILIISGMALVIPSYLISKISPVKAIKYN comes from the coding sequence TTGAAATTTCCATTATATTTCTCCCGAAAAATAGCGTTTTCCAAAGATAACAAAAATAACCTTTCTCGGGTTATCATCTTCATCGGCAGACTGTCTGTAGCTTTGGGAATTATCGTTTCGCTCATCACTGTTTCTACAGGATTGGGTTCAAAAAAAGCGATTAAAGAGAGACTGGGAGATTTCAGTGGGCACATTACGGTACGATCTACCAAATCAAATTCTTCGTACAATACTTCGGTTCTTGATAACCAGGGATTAGATATTAAAAGTATTAAAGCATTTCCCGATGTTGCGACAGTTCAGGGATATGCAATGGTAACCGGAATTATGCGTAACAAACATAGTTTTGCCGGAATTATTTTCAAAGGTGTCGGTAAAGATTTTGACAGTTTACGGTTTAAAAAATTCTTGACTGCCGGAAAAACTCCCTTCCTAAATGGCGAAGGTTATAATAACGGCGTTGTTATTTCAGAAAAAATTGCCAATGACCTTCATCTGAAAGTGAATGACAGCATCGTTACTGTTTTTTCAAAAGCCGATCAGAAGCCTATTTACAGAAACTTTGAAGTCGTGGGAATTTATAAAACCGACATCAAAATGATCGACGATCAGTTTGTAGTGGGTGACATCAATCACGTAAGAAGAATTATGGATATGAAACCTGATGAAATCGGAGGATTGGATGTATTCTTTAAAAACATTAATAATATCGATGAAGATTTTCCGCAGGTTGAAAAATTTATTGGCTATAAAAATTACGCAGAAAAAGCAACCGATAAATATCCGCAAATCAATGATTGGATAGGGCTTTTCGATACCAATATCGGGATTATCATTTCAATTATGCTTTTGGTCGTTATCATTAATATCATCATGGTATTGCTTATTCTTATCATCGAAAGAACCAATTCTATTGGCTTGCTTAAAACTTTAGGTGCAACCAACGGACAAATTAGAGCGACCTTTATCAATTACACTTTAATTATCATGGTTCCCGGACTTTTATGTGGAAACTTAATCGGTCTTGGACTTTTAATTACCCAAAAATACACTGGAATTATTAAGCTAAATCCTGCCAATTACTACGTAAGTGTAGTTCCTGTAGACCTTAATCCGTGGATCATTATTTCTATTTCGGTAGGAATTTTAATTATTTCCGGAATGGCTTTGGTGATCCCAAGTTATCTGATCAGTAAAATTTCTCCTGTAAAAGCGATTAAGTATAATTAG
- a CDS encoding thioredoxin family protein has translation MKNIISGLFIFINIFILAQEEGIKFDQSNFKDLLAKAKKEKKLVFIDAYAVWCGPCKMMDKNVFTQKSVGDYFNKNFVSSRIDMEKGEGREIAQKFSVRSYPTFLFLNGDGDLVSQNYGYMEPSLFLSMAQDVKAVNSKEGSSKERFAKGEKSPEFLINIMKLHSNSDYEFARKASERYFENKPKNEEFTKDDAGFLFYFLKSSEDPNYKAFVARKTEILKFLPEENYNEFNNQLVLGKVVEESIDEKSKKINDAYFLKTAEPLVGKEAALTKLNQTKLAYYEQNSNFPEYEKVALDYYKNADTFEPNELLKAAWIFSDHVKTPSSLKKAAEWAEKSVMRGETSENTYILAKIYFSLGSKDLAKNFAEQSKNIASQSGKDASLAQALLNQIK, from the coding sequence ATGAAAAATATTATCTCCGGATTATTTATTTTTATCAATATTTTTATTTTGGCTCAGGAAGAAGGAATTAAATTTGATCAAAGTAATTTTAAAGACCTTCTTGCTAAAGCAAAAAAAGAGAAAAAACTTGTATTTATAGATGCTTACGCAGTTTGGTGTGGTCCGTGCAAAATGATGGACAAAAATGTTTTCACACAAAAATCGGTAGGAGATTATTTCAATAAAAACTTTGTGAGCTCAAGAATCGACATGGAAAAAGGCGAAGGAAGAGAAATTGCACAAAAATTTTCGGTGCGCTCTTATCCTACTTTTCTTTTTTTAAATGGAGACGGAGACTTGGTCTCTCAAAATTACGGCTACATGGAGCCAAGCCTTTTTCTTTCTATGGCACAAGATGTAAAGGCCGTAAATTCTAAAGAAGGTTCATCTAAAGAAAGATTTGCTAAAGGTGAAAAGAGCCCGGAATTTCTAATTAATATTATGAAACTTCATTCAAATTCAGATTATGAGTTTGCCAGAAAAGCTTCTGAAAGATATTTTGAAAACAAGCCAAAAAATGAAGAGTTTACAAAAGACGATGCCGGGTTTTTATTCTATTTCCTTAAATCTTCTGAAGACCCGAATTACAAAGCTTTTGTTGCAAGAAAAACTGAAATTCTAAAGTTTCTACCTGAAGAAAATTATAATGAATTTAACAACCAACTTGTATTAGGAAAAGTGGTTGAAGAATCTATTGACGAGAAAAGTAAAAAAATCAACGATGCCTATTTTCTGAAAACTGCAGAACCTTTGGTTGGAAAAGAAGCAGCTTTGACAAAACTTAACCAGACTAAACTGGCTTACTATGAGCAAAATTCCAATTTCCCTGAGTATGAAAAAGTGGCTTTAGATTATTATAAAAACGCAGATACCTTTGAACCCAATGAGCTTTTAAAAGCAGCATGGATATTTTCAGATCATGTAAAGACACCCTCTTCTTTGAAAAAAGCTGCAGAATGGGCTGAAAAATCGGTTATGCGTGGTGAAACATCGGAGAACACTTATATTTTAGCTAAAATTTACTTTAGTTTAGGAAGTAAAGATTTAGCTAAAAATTTTGCTGAGCAATCTAAAAATATTGCCAGTCAATCTGGTAAAGATGCAAGTTTAGCACAAGCATTGTTAAATCAAATTAAATAA
- a CDS encoding DnaJ C-terminal domain-containing protein, whose protein sequence is MAYIDYYKILGVDKSATQDDIKKAYRKQARKLHPDLNPNDKEAEKQFKQLNEANEVLSDPENRAKYDKYGEHWKHGEEYEKAQQHQRQQYQGGNYGGGFSGADFGEGEDFSDFFQSMFGGAGGGSRRSSRGSASGKFKGQDVHAELNLNLKDVATTHQQTFDINGKKVRITIPAGVYDGQQIKLKGYGNPGVNGGPSGDLYITFNIDPDPNFERVGDDLKTKVTIDLYTAVLGGEVTVNTLDGSVNLKVKPGTQSGTTVRLKGKGFPVYKKEGQFGDLFATYDVKLPTDLTEKQKELFEQLKNS, encoded by the coding sequence ATGGCTTATATAGATTATTACAAAATTTTAGGCGTAGACAAAAGCGCAACGCAGGACGATATTAAAAAAGCGTACAGAAAGCAGGCAAGAAAACTGCATCCAGACCTTAATCCGAACGATAAAGAAGCAGAAAAACAGTTCAAGCAACTGAATGAAGCTAATGAAGTGCTCAGCGACCCCGAGAATCGTGCTAAGTACGATAAATATGGAGAACACTGGAAGCATGGTGAAGAATACGAAAAAGCCCAGCAACATCAAAGACAGCAATACCAAGGCGGAAACTACGGAGGTGGATTCTCCGGTGCTGATTTTGGAGAAGGTGAAGATTTTTCAGATTTTTTCCAAAGTATGTTTGGCGGAGCAGGAGGTGGCTCAAGAAGAAGTTCGCGCGGAAGTGCATCCGGAAAGTTTAAAGGTCAGGATGTGCATGCCGAATTAAATTTAAACCTAAAAGATGTTGCAACAACGCATCAGCAGACTTTCGATATCAATGGTAAAAAGGTGAGGATAACGATTCCTGCCGGAGTTTATGATGGGCAACAGATTAAGCTGAAAGGTTACGGAAATCCGGGTGTTAATGGCGGACCAAGCGGAGATCTATACATTACTTTTAATATTGATCCTGATCCTAATTTTGAAAGGGTAGGAGATGATCTGAAAACTAAAGTGACGATTGATCTTTACACCGCAGTTTTGGGAGGCGAAGTCACTGTAAACACTTTAGACGGAAGTGTTAATCTGAAAGTAAAACCTGGAACCCAAAGCGGAACCACAGTAAGACTAAAAGGAAAAGGCTTTCCTGTCTATAAAAAAGAAGGACAGTTCGGTGATTTGTTTGCAACCTATGATGTAAAATTACCGACCGATCTTACAGAAAAGCAGAAAGAACTTTTTGAACAACTTAAAAATTCCTAA
- a CDS encoding DUF3575 domain-containing protein, whose translation MKYKIFIAALSLFSVININAQENQAESTKPESEKKLYVKGNALLIPIGVINTGLEYQLSNKFTLQGDVLISPWKSFAGHEAQIYMGSIEGRYYFKEAFKGWHVGANVSVGAYTLQKPNYWNDNFYVDAQIEIPSQYINSQLYQKGYSILFGIEGGYQFRLAENWNMDIFAGIGNSQDFYKGYVRGTGERYDSADGYNRSGEIIPYRGGVMISYRLK comes from the coding sequence TTGAAGTATAAAATTTTTATAGCTGCATTAAGTTTATTTTCAGTAATAAATATTAATGCACAGGAAAATCAGGCAGAATCTACAAAACCTGAATCTGAGAAAAAATTATATGTAAAAGGTAACGCTTTATTGATTCCAATCGGGGTTATTAATACTGGGTTAGAATATCAGTTAAGCAATAAATTCACATTGCAAGGTGATGTTTTAATATCTCCCTGGAAATCATTTGCGGGGCACGAAGCGCAAATTTATATGGGAAGTATTGAGGGAAGATATTATTTTAAAGAAGCTTTTAAAGGATGGCATGTAGGAGCAAACGTTTCGGTAGGCGCTTATACTTTACAAAAACCAAATTATTGGAATGATAATTTTTATGTAGATGCCCAAATAGAAATTCCTAGTCAATATATCAACTCTCAACTTTACCAAAAAGGATATTCTATTTTATTTGGTATTGAAGGAGGATACCAATTTAGATTAGCAGAAAACTGGAATATGGACATTTTTGCTGGAATTGGAAATTCTCAAGATTTTTATAAAGGATACGTACGTGGAACCGGAGAAAGATACGACAGCGCAGATGGCTACAACAGAAGCGGCGAAATAATTCCTTACAGAGGAGGAGTAATGATTTCTTACAGATTAAAATAA
- a CDS encoding dicarboxylate/amino acid:cation symporter: MKEVLKNYSGILLLLVGITVGSIIGIVAPQIVEYIKPLGDIFLNLLFVSVVPLVFFAVSNSIASLEQESKFGKILLIMSFTFLFFILTAAVFTIGAVYLFPVSSISGSTELIAEATKEENWGERIVSFFTVGEFTELFSRKNMLALLIFAFLTGFAARKSGESGKPFRVFIASGYEVMKELLIMIMKIAPIGLGAYFAYQVATLGPQLFGFYAKPLGLYYIAGIIYFFLFFTLYAFMANGQTGIKSFWKNAILPTLTALSTCSSFATMPTNLVAASKIGIPSSIANLVIPIGTTLHKNGSSMSSIIKIYVAFQIIGRDFFEPSNLLLALGITVFVSIVAGGIPNGGYIGEMLMISVYSLPQEAIPAVIIIGTLVDPLATVLNAVGDIVAAMFVNRFVKV; this comes from the coding sequence ATGAAAGAAGTCTTAAAAAACTATTCCGGAATTTTGCTTTTACTTGTTGGAATTACCGTAGGAAGCATTATCGGTATTGTGGCACCGCAAATCGTGGAATATATAAAACCGCTTGGTGATATTTTTCTTAATCTTCTTTTTGTAAGTGTTGTTCCACTTGTATTTTTTGCTGTTTCAAATTCTATTGCTTCTCTTGAACAGGAATCTAAGTTTGGTAAAATTCTTTTAATAATGTCTTTTACATTCTTATTTTTCATACTGACTGCTGCAGTTTTCACCATTGGTGCAGTCTACCTTTTTCCGGTTTCATCGATATCGGGAAGTACAGAATTGATTGCAGAAGCCACCAAAGAAGAAAACTGGGGTGAGAGAATTGTAAGCTTTTTTACCGTAGGTGAGTTTACAGAATTGTTTTCACGAAAAAATATGTTGGCTCTTCTTATTTTTGCCTTCCTCACAGGTTTTGCTGCCAGAAAATCCGGTGAAAGCGGAAAACCTTTCAGAGTTTTTATTGCTTCAGGCTATGAAGTGATGAAAGAACTTCTTATCATGATCATGAAAATTGCGCCCATCGGTTTGGGAGCCTACTTTGCTTACCAAGTTGCCACATTAGGACCTCAGCTTTTTGGTTTTTATGCTAAACCACTTGGTTTATATTACATTGCAGGAATTATCTATTTCTTTTTATTTTTCACACTTTATGCTTTTATGGCAAACGGACAAACCGGAATTAAAAGTTTCTGGAAAAACGCCATTCTTCCTACCCTAACTGCATTGAGTACCTGCAGCAGTTTTGCAACAATGCCCACGAATTTGGTAGCTGCATCGAAAATAGGAATTCCAAGTTCGATTGCCAATTTGGTGATACCGATTGGAACCACATTACATAAAAACGGTTCGTCGATGTCTTCGATCATTAAAATATATGTGGCTTTTCAGATCATCGGGAGAGATTTTTTTGAGCCTTCCAATCTTTTATTGGCATTAGGGATCACCGTTTTTGTAAGTATCGTTGCCGGAGGAATTCCAAATGGCGGCTATATTGGCGAGATGCTGATGATCTCTGTGTATAGTTTACCACAGGAAGCCATTCCTGCAGTGATCATTATCGGAACATTAGTAGATCCATTGGCAACAGTTTTAAATGCTGTTGGAGATATTGTAGCGGCGATGTTTGTAAATCGGTTTGTGAAGGTCTGA
- a CDS encoding chaperone modulator CbpM, whose protein sequence is MSERISREELVQIYNIEITFFDELVDSGLLNIETDNEIRYLMYEDLPTFERFANWHYDLEINLPGLEVINSMLQKMKNLNQINRELMQKLSAINEKYEDI, encoded by the coding sequence ATGAGTGAAAGAATATCACGCGAAGAGCTCGTACAGATTTATAATATTGAAATTACTTTTTTTGATGAATTGGTAGATTCCGGCTTGTTGAATATAGAAACGGATAATGAAATTCGGTATCTGATGTACGAAGATCTTCCTACATTTGAGAGATTTGCCAATTGGCATTATGACTTAGAAATTAATCTTCCCGGTTTGGAAGTTATCAACAGTATGTTGCAGAAAATGAAAAATTTAAATCAGATAAACCGTGAATTAATGCAAAAACTTTCGGCGATAAATGAGAAATATGAAGATATTTAA
- a CDS encoding DUF779 domain-containing protein, whose protein sequence is METNKISRLSVTEKALELIWELEKKHGDLMFYQAGGCCEGTQPQCFEKGGYFPRMNDAMIGTINGHEFWIDRDLFEYWKYSHFTLDILEGFGPGGFSLETPLGKTFKVHYRLFTPEELKNLEDVRRSE, encoded by the coding sequence ATGGAAACAAATAAAATATCAAGACTTTCAGTCACAGAAAAAGCTTTAGAGCTGATTTGGGAATTAGAAAAAAAACATGGTGATTTGATGTTTTATCAAGCAGGAGGCTGTTGCGAAGGAACACAGCCGCAATGTTTTGAAAAAGGCGGCTACTTCCCAAGAATGAATGACGCTATGATAGGAACCATCAACGGACATGAATTCTGGATTGACCGTGATCTTTTCGAATATTGGAAATATTCTCATTTTACATTAGATATTTTAGAAGGTTTCGGACCGGGCGGATTTTCTCTGGAAACTCCTTTAGGAAAAACGTTTAAAGTTCATTACAGATTGTTTACTCCTGAAGAACTTAAAAATCTTGAGGATGTGAGACGAAGTGAATAA
- a CDS encoding lysophospholipid acyltransferase family protein, giving the protein MSLISKNDLIKASGLHKIGFLKNPVASAVMSIAKINEVNRLYDKLKDKEGKDFFDSFVRERNLSYVAFEEDLAKIPKTGPFILVSNHPLGAIDGILMCKILSEVRPDFKVMGNFLLEKIKPMEPFVIAVNPFEGRKEIRNSATGMRETLKHLENGGCVGIFPAGEVSNKNNPYGEILDREWEKPALKLIKMAKVPVVPMYFHAKNSTLFYQVAKIHPNLQTIMLPAEMMNDREKPIRIRIGKPITVKVMDEMENIEELGEFLKRKVYMMKSYYEKRKSLAQAINLKNLYVKFPLLREENIVQNIIDETPKEDIIKDINKLRGTDKMLFSNGNYEIYFTPYEQIPSVMREIGRQRELTFRAVGEGSNLPFDLDEYDKHYHHLFLWDNAAEKLAGAYRMALGRDVMKKFGIKGFYTSSLFEFEQDIHPFFKKVIEMGRAYICEEYQQKPLPLFLLWRGIVHVCLRNPDHKFLMGGVSISNKFSEFSKSLMIEFMRSNYYDSAVAQYITPRNDFKVKLRDRDKHLFLDEMESDLNKLDKIIDDLEPELRMPVLIKKYIKQNAKVIAFNVDPNFNDAIDGLMYIRISDLPESTIKPVLEEMSEQIRKEQENNQTENQ; this is encoded by the coding sequence AGAAATTTGAGCTATGTAGCTTTTGAAGAAGACTTAGCAAAAATACCGAAAACAGGTCCTTTTATATTGGTTTCTAACCATCCTCTTGGTGCGATTGACGGAATTTTAATGTGTAAAATTCTTTCAGAAGTTCGTCCGGATTTTAAAGTAATGGGAAATTTTCTTTTAGAAAAAATAAAACCCATGGAACCGTTTGTGATTGCTGTAAATCCTTTTGAAGGAAGAAAGGAAATCAGAAACAGTGCAACCGGAATGCGGGAAACGCTGAAACATCTTGAAAATGGCGGCTGTGTAGGAATTTTTCCTGCAGGAGAAGTTTCAAATAAAAACAATCCTTACGGAGAAATTCTCGACAGAGAATGGGAAAAACCGGCTTTAAAGCTTATAAAAATGGCAAAAGTACCGGTTGTCCCTATGTATTTTCATGCTAAAAACAGTACTCTTTTTTATCAGGTAGCCAAGATTCACCCGAATTTGCAGACCATTATGCTGCCTGCGGAAATGATGAATGATCGCGAAAAGCCAATCCGTATCAGAATAGGAAAACCTATCACGGTAAAGGTGATGGATGAGATGGAAAATATCGAGGAATTGGGAGAGTTTCTGAAACGTAAGGTTTACATGATGAAATCTTATTATGAAAAACGAAAATCTCTCGCGCAGGCTATTAATCTCAAGAATTTATATGTAAAATTCCCTTTATTAAGAGAAGAAAACATTGTACAGAATATCATTGATGAAACTCCGAAAGAGGATATTATAAAAGACATCAATAAACTGAGAGGCACAGATAAAATGCTTTTCAGCAATGGTAATTATGAAATATATTTTACCCCTTATGAGCAGATTCCTTCTGTAATGAGGGAAATCGGAAGACAGAGAGAGCTTACCTTCCGTGCAGTGGGTGAAGGAAGTAACCTTCCGTTTGATCTTGATGAATATGACAAACATTATCATCATTTATTTTTGTGGGATAATGCCGCAGAAAAACTTGCAGGAGCCTATAGAATGGCTTTAGGAAGAGATGTGATGAAAAAGTTTGGAATCAAAGGCTTTTACACGAGTTCTCTTTTTGAGTTTGAGCAAGACATTCATCCATTTTTCAAGAAAGTAATTGAAATGGGACGTGCTTATATCTGTGAAGAATATCAGCAAAAACCACTTCCTCTATTCCTTTTATGGCGTGGAATTGTACATGTTTGCTTAAGAAATCCTGATCATAAATTCCTGATGGGAGGAGTAAGTATTTCTAATAAATTTTCAGAGTTCTCTAAATCTTTAATGATTGAGTTTATGCGTTCTAATTATTACGATTCTGCTGTAGCTCAATACATTACCCCACGAAATGATTTTAAAGTAAAACTCAGAGATCGTGATAAACATCTTTTTTTAGATGAAATGGAATCTGATTTAAATAAATTAGATAAAATCATTGATGATCTTGAGCCTGAATTGAGAATGCCGGTTTTGATAAAAAAATACATCAAGCAAAATGCAAAAGTAATTGCCTTTAATGTTGATCCAAACTTCAATGATGCGATTGACGGATTGATGTATATTAGAATAAGTGATCTTCCTGAAAGCACGATTAAGCCTGTTTTAGAGGAAATGAGTGAGCAAATAAGAAAAGAACAGGAAAATAATCAGACTGAAAATCAGTAG